In Labilithrix sp., a genomic segment contains:
- a CDS encoding endonuclease/exonuclease/phosphatase family protein: MLHRLFLLLSLIAAVGVGACAPEGEIADDADDPVIVADEQDVVGAGRRVCTWNVRRLGNNFNNEPKNIDATAKVIRENCDLVALTEVMVTIAAAGSDHRGFDELLAKLGSRYWAGSISAHPVPNPPTSSSEFYAFIWRKSAVSECEGWTGVQTLSDPEDVFIREPAWGCFKLRAHAHELVLGAYHALFGSLPERKREVGFLDDDLDRDGTADELFEAMKASRPGDPDVLLLGDFNLKPNELAEVLPRYVDLTTNTGSTINQSNEITNNQYDHALVPPGARLLAATKPAETLDVRGVVAGNKFYTSVSDHLPIRVILK; encoded by the coding sequence ATGTTGCATCGTCTGTTCCTCCTCCTCTCCCTGATCGCCGCCGTCGGCGTCGGCGCGTGCGCGCCCGAAGGTGAGATCGCGGACGACGCCGACGATCCCGTCATCGTCGCGGACGAGCAAGACGTCGTCGGCGCCGGGCGCCGCGTGTGCACGTGGAACGTCCGGCGGCTCGGCAACAACTTCAACAACGAGCCGAAGAACATCGACGCCACCGCGAAGGTGATCCGCGAGAACTGCGACCTCGTCGCGCTCACCGAGGTCATGGTCACGATCGCGGCGGCGGGCAGCGACCACCGCGGCTTCGACGAGCTCCTCGCGAAGCTCGGCAGCCGCTACTGGGCCGGCAGCATCTCCGCCCATCCGGTCCCCAATCCGCCGACGTCGAGCTCCGAGTTCTACGCGTTCATCTGGCGCAAATCGGCGGTGTCCGAGTGCGAGGGATGGACCGGCGTGCAGACGCTGAGCGATCCGGAGGACGTGTTCATCCGCGAGCCGGCGTGGGGCTGCTTCAAGCTCCGGGCGCACGCGCACGAGCTCGTCCTCGGCGCGTACCACGCCCTCTTCGGCTCGCTCCCCGAGCGAAAGCGCGAGGTCGGTTTCCTCGACGACGACCTCGATCGCGACGGCACCGCCGACGAGCTCTTCGAGGCGATGAAGGCGTCGCGGCCGGGCGACCCCGACGTCCTCCTCCTCGGCGACTTCAACCTGAAGCCGAACGAGCTCGCCGAGGTGCTGCCGCGCTACGTCGACCTCACGACGAACACCGGCTCGACGATCAACCAGTCGAACGAGATCACGAACAACCAGTACGACCACGCGCTCGTGCCGCCCGGCGCGCGCCTCCTCGCCGCGACGAAGCCCGCGGAGACGCTCGACGTCCGCGGCGTCGTCGCCGGGAACAAGTTCTACACGAGCGTCAGCGATCACCTCCCGATCCGCGTGATCCTGAAGTAA
- a CDS encoding ABC transporter permease/substrate-binding protein has protein sequence MTSPLREAIAELPALLAAHVTVAGLALGAGTLAGLALAIGVRKSPRWRAAVLGLASVVQTIPSLALLALMVPLLGTFGFWPALSALILYSLLPVLRNTVAGLDGVPAEVLEAADAVGMSSRERLRLVELPIALPVILAGVRTGTAWVIGTATLTTPVGQPSLGNLIFAGLQTRNWGAVLAGCLAAAALALVLDALLASLETAARARSRPRAAATFAALLAVFVVGVLGARSSASAPIATSGAVAPGTSRAAPRVKRPVVVGAKTFTEQYILAELIAERLRARGIEVEQKASLGSSVVFDALTADRIGVYVDYSGTLWANVLGRTDVAPRWRVNAAIAEWLSSKHGARMLGPLGFENAYAIAMRRERASALGVRTIADLRPHAPGLALGGDYEFFQRPEWRRVRDAYGLAFPRLVNFDASFLYDAIAKGDVDAIAAFSSDGRIALYDLVVLEDTVPALPPYDAVLLLSPALADDAEVVAALSPLVSAIRVEAMREATLMVDRDRDKRTVREAAEWLSQTAGAPKP, from the coding sequence ATGACGTCGCCGCTCCGGGAGGCGATCGCCGAGCTCCCAGCCCTCCTCGCCGCGCACGTCACGGTGGCGGGGCTCGCGCTCGGCGCCGGCACGCTCGCGGGGCTCGCGCTCGCGATCGGCGTCCGCAAGTCGCCGCGCTGGCGCGCCGCCGTGCTCGGCCTCGCGAGCGTGGTGCAGACCATCCCGAGCCTCGCGCTGCTCGCGCTGATGGTGCCGCTCCTCGGGACGTTCGGCTTCTGGCCCGCGCTGTCGGCGTTGATCCTCTACAGCCTGCTGCCGGTGCTCCGGAACACGGTCGCGGGGCTCGACGGCGTGCCGGCCGAGGTCCTCGAGGCGGCCGACGCGGTGGGCATGTCCTCGCGCGAGCGCCTCCGCCTCGTGGAGCTCCCGATCGCGCTGCCGGTGATCCTCGCCGGCGTCCGGACCGGCACGGCGTGGGTCATCGGCACCGCGACGCTCACGACGCCGGTCGGACAGCCCAGCCTCGGGAACCTGATCTTCGCGGGCCTCCAGACGCGCAACTGGGGAGCGGTCCTCGCCGGGTGCCTCGCCGCGGCGGCGCTCGCGCTCGTGCTCGACGCGCTCCTCGCCTCGCTCGAGACGGCCGCGCGCGCGCGATCGAGGCCCCGCGCGGCGGCGACCTTCGCCGCGCTCCTCGCCGTGTTCGTCGTCGGCGTGCTCGGCGCCCGCAGCAGCGCGAGCGCGCCGATCGCGACGTCCGGCGCGGTGGCTCCGGGCACATCACGAGCGGCGCCCCGCGTGAAGCGACCGGTCGTGGTGGGCGCGAAGACGTTCACGGAGCAGTACATCCTGGCAGAGCTGATCGCAGAGAGGCTGCGCGCGCGTGGGATCGAGGTGGAGCAGAAAGCGAGCCTGGGATCGTCGGTCGTGTTCGACGCGCTCACGGCCGATCGGATCGGCGTCTACGTCGACTACTCGGGCACGCTCTGGGCGAACGTGCTCGGACGCACCGACGTGGCGCCGCGCTGGCGCGTGAACGCCGCGATCGCGGAGTGGCTGTCGTCGAAGCACGGCGCGCGCATGCTGGGCCCGCTCGGCTTCGAGAACGCGTACGCGATCGCGATGCGCCGCGAGCGTGCGAGCGCGCTCGGCGTCCGGACGATCGCCGATCTGAGGCCGCACGCGCCGGGCCTCGCGCTGGGCGGCGACTACGAGTTCTTCCAGCGCCCGGAGTGGCGGCGCGTCCGCGACGCGTACGGCCTCGCGTTCCCGCGCCTCGTCAACTTCGACGCGAGCTTCCTCTACGACGCGATCGCGAAGGGCGACGTCGACGCGATCGCCGCGTTCTCCAGCGACGGACGCATCGCGCTCTACGACCTCGTCGTCCTCGAGGACACCGTCCCCGCGCTCCCTCCCTACGACGCGGTGCTGCTCCTGTCCCCCGCGCTCGCGGACGACGCGGAGGTCGTCGCCGCGCTCTCGCCGCTCGTGTCGGCCATTCGCGTCGAGGCGATGCGCGAGGCGACGCTCATGGTCGATCGCGATCGCGACAAACGCACCGTCCGCGAAGCCGCCGAGTGGCTCTCCCAGACCGCCGGCGCCCCGAAGCCGTAG
- a CDS encoding ABC transporter ATP-binding protein — MIRFEAIAKSYGDAAILRDFDLVVREGELLVMLGESGSGKTTALKMVNRLVEPSAGRVLVAGEPVASRPLAALRRSIGYVFQRFGLFPHMTIAENVGVAPRLSGWQADAIERRVDELLELVALAPADHRARYPHMLSGGQQQRVGLARALALEPHIMLLDEPFGALDPLSRDALQVEYRRLHDRLRLTTVMVTHDMSEALSMADRVAVLSKGRIVRLGTPAELIASPEHPVVEALLATPMRQLSRLESLRATDTSATDTSAAGSSAR, encoded by the coding sequence TTGATCCGGTTCGAAGCGATCGCCAAGTCGTACGGCGACGCCGCGATCCTTCGCGACTTCGACCTCGTCGTTCGCGAGGGCGAGCTGCTCGTCATGCTCGGCGAGAGCGGAAGCGGAAAGACGACCGCGCTCAAGATGGTCAACCGCCTCGTCGAGCCTTCGGCGGGGCGCGTGCTCGTCGCGGGCGAGCCGGTCGCGTCGCGCCCGCTCGCGGCGCTCCGGCGATCGATTGGCTACGTGTTCCAGCGGTTCGGGCTCTTCCCGCACATGACGATCGCCGAGAACGTCGGCGTCGCGCCGCGCCTCTCGGGCTGGCAAGCGGACGCGATCGAACGGCGCGTCGACGAGCTCCTGGAGCTCGTCGCGCTCGCGCCGGCGGATCATCGCGCGCGGTACCCGCACATGCTCTCCGGCGGACAGCAGCAGCGCGTGGGCCTCGCGCGCGCTCTCGCGCTCGAGCCGCACATCATGCTGCTCGACGAGCCGTTCGGGGCGCTCGATCCGCTGAGCCGCGACGCGCTCCAGGTCGAGTACCGGCGGCTCCACGATCGACTCCGCCTCACGACCGTCATGGTCACGCACGACATGAGCGAGGCGCTCTCGATGGCCGATCGAGTCGCCGTCCTCTCGAAGGGCCGCATCGTCCGGCTCGGGACGCCGGCGGAGCTCATCGCGTCGCCGGAGCACCCCGTCGTCGAGGCGCTCCTCGCGACCCCGATGCGGCAGCTCTCGCGCCTCGAGTCGCTGCGCGCGACGGACACGAGCGCGACGGACACGAGCGCGGCGGGCTCGAGCGCGCGATGA
- the cdd gene encoding cytidine deaminase yields the protein MKKKQPSKKDAAILDELVQRAKKVRKNAHAPYSKYKVGAALRTKSGKVFEGCNVENASFGATICAERGAVMQMIAAGESKPVALAVVTQGKQPAAPCGICRQVLAEFTKDLPIALVGLGAKDGEVGKVVHLAELLPLQFKLG from the coding sequence ATGAAGAAGAAGCAGCCTTCGAAGAAGGACGCGGCGATCCTCGACGAGCTGGTGCAGCGCGCGAAGAAGGTCCGCAAGAACGCGCACGCGCCGTACTCGAAATACAAGGTCGGCGCCGCGCTGCGGACGAAGAGCGGCAAGGTCTTCGAGGGCTGCAACGTCGAGAACGCCTCCTTCGGCGCGACGATCTGCGCCGAGCGCGGCGCGGTCATGCAGATGATCGCCGCGGGCGAGTCGAAGCCGGTCGCGCTCGCGGTCGTCACGCAGGGCAAGCAGCCCGCCGCTCCGTGCGGCATCTGCCGCCAGGTCCTCGCCGAGTTCACGAAGGACCTCCCGATCGCCCTCGTCGGCCTCGGCGCGAAGGACGGCGAGGTCGGCAAGGTGGTCCACCTCGCGGAGCTCTTGCCGCTGCAGTTCAAGCTCGGGTAA
- a CDS encoding purine-nucleoside phosphorylase, whose amino-acid sequence MEQNIVARLDETLAAVRARTNVAPKVGVVLGSGLGSFADSLTELEKIPYAEIPNIPPPKVIGHAGNLCFGRVDDVPVVCMQGRVHLYEGHPVWQVVHGVRVMARLGVKCVLITNAAGGIADGWAPGDLMVITDHINMMYPHPLLGPNEESLGTRFPDMTNAYDKDLRAKLAAVAAKENIQLREGVYAGGIGPAYETPAEIRMFRVLGAQAVGMSTVPEVIALRHMRVPCAALSCITNLAAGISPVELNHAEVEETAKARREDLKRLLRGWILASAA is encoded by the coding sequence ATGGAGCAGAACATCGTCGCGCGCCTCGACGAGACCCTCGCCGCCGTTCGCGCGCGCACCAACGTCGCCCCGAAGGTCGGCGTGGTGCTGGGGAGCGGCCTCGGCAGCTTCGCCGACTCGCTGACGGAGCTCGAGAAGATCCCGTACGCGGAGATCCCGAACATCCCGCCGCCGAAGGTCATCGGCCACGCCGGCAACCTCTGCTTCGGCCGCGTCGACGACGTCCCGGTCGTCTGCATGCAGGGCCGCGTGCACCTCTACGAGGGCCACCCGGTCTGGCAGGTCGTGCACGGGGTGCGCGTGATGGCCCGCCTCGGCGTGAAGTGCGTGCTGATCACCAACGCCGCGGGCGGCATCGCCGACGGCTGGGCGCCGGGCGACCTCATGGTCATCACCGACCACATCAACATGATGTACCCGCATCCGCTCCTCGGCCCGAACGAGGAGTCGCTCGGCACGCGCTTCCCCGACATGACGAACGCGTACGACAAGGACCTGCGCGCGAAGCTCGCGGCCGTCGCGGCGAAGGAGAACATCCAGCTCCGCGAGGGCGTCTACGCGGGCGGCATCGGCCCCGCCTACGAGACACCTGCAGAAATTCGCATGTTTCGCGTCCTCGGCGCGCAGGCGGTGGGGATGAGCACGGTGCCGGAGGTGATCGCGCTCCGCCACATGCGCGTGCCGTGCGCGGCGCTCTCCTGCATCACGAACCTCGCCGCGGGCATCTCGCCGGTGGAGCTGAACCACGCCGAGGTCGAGGAGACGGCGAAGGCGCGACGCGAGGACCTGAAGCGCCTCCTCCGCGGCTGGATCCTCGCGAGCGCCGCATGA
- the coaD gene encoding pantetheine-phosphate adenylyltransferase codes for MSARIAVYAGSFDPATLGHLDLIERAATLFENVIVAIGVHPTKHPLFTHAERVDLLKQITSHLPNVAIDSFDGLLIQYCAKKGAGVIVRGLRVTTDFEYELQIAHANADLEPRIDTVFLPTRTRHGFVSASLVREIASHGGDVSRYAPAVVCDALARKYSRP; via the coding sequence GTGAGCGCGCGCATCGCCGTCTACGCGGGCAGCTTCGATCCCGCGACGCTGGGTCACCTCGATCTCATCGAGCGCGCGGCGACGCTCTTCGAGAACGTCATCGTCGCGATCGGCGTCCACCCGACGAAGCACCCGCTCTTCACGCACGCCGAGCGCGTCGATCTCCTGAAGCAGATCACGTCGCACCTCCCGAACGTGGCGATCGACAGCTTCGACGGCCTCCTCATCCAGTACTGCGCGAAGAAGGGCGCCGGCGTCATCGTCCGCGGCCTCCGCGTCACGACCGACTTCGAATACGAGCTCCAGATCGCGCACGCGAACGCGGACCTCGAGCCGAGGATCGACACGGTGTTCCTCCCCACGCGGACGCGCCACGGCTTCGTGAGCGCCTCGCTCGTGCGCGAGATCGCGAGCCACGGCGGCGACGTGAGCCGCTACGCGCCGGCCGTCGTCTGCGACGCGCTCGCGCGCAAATACAGTCGTCCGTGA
- a CDS encoding 3'-5' exonuclease, which translates to MSAKNAPPPGPPWDLPLAEAPLAFVDLEMTGLDPKRDRVLEVCIERVVGEAVVDRMHEIVRPDGGESGNVHIHGIAAEEIARAPTWRELADRVAALLGGAVLVAHGAWWDVAFLRAEMERAAHRFTIEHYLDTLNLSRRAFGLDKHSLDALRAHFGIDAGRAHRADADVRALREVFARCCAALDPSTPRDLWQVRIAEKQVREHVLAQCKEALDAKRECTVVYRARARPAEPLRMMITAIDLGLDPPRVIGYQLPGRGRRELRADRILRIE; encoded by the coding sequence GTGAGCGCGAAGAACGCGCCGCCGCCGGGTCCGCCGTGGGACCTGCCGCTCGCGGAGGCGCCGCTCGCGTTCGTCGACCTCGAGATGACGGGGCTCGACCCGAAGCGCGATCGCGTGCTCGAGGTCTGCATCGAGCGCGTCGTCGGGGAGGCGGTCGTGGACCGAATGCACGAGATCGTCCGCCCCGACGGCGGGGAGTCCGGCAACGTCCACATCCACGGCATCGCGGCGGAGGAGATCGCGCGCGCGCCCACGTGGCGCGAGCTCGCGGACCGCGTCGCCGCGCTGCTCGGCGGCGCCGTCCTCGTCGCCCACGGCGCCTGGTGGGACGTCGCGTTCCTCCGCGCCGAGATGGAGCGCGCCGCGCATCGGTTCACGATCGAGCACTACCTCGACACGCTGAACCTCTCCCGCCGCGCGTTCGGGCTCGACAAACACTCGCTCGACGCGCTGCGCGCCCACTTCGGGATCGACGCCGGCCGCGCGCACCGCGCCGACGCCGACGTCCGCGCGCTGCGGGAGGTCTTCGCCCGGTGCTGCGCCGCGCTCGACCCGTCGACGCCGCGGGACCTGTGGCAGGTGCGCATCGCGGAGAAGCAGGTCCGCGAGCACGTCCTTGCACAATGCAAAGAAGCCCTCGACGCGAAGCGGGAGTGTACGGTGGTCTACCGCGCCCGGGCCCGCCCCGCCGAGCCGCTCCGCATGATGATCACGGCGATCGACCTGGGGCTCGACCCCCCACGGGTGATCGGCTATCAGCTCCCCGGTCGTGGCCGGCGCGAGCTCCGCGCCGACCGCATCCTGCGGATCGAGTGA
- a CDS encoding acetyl-CoA C-acyltransferase: MRPVYLVAGLRTPIGKHRGALASVRADDLAAHVIVSLLEHRDVEVLKRVDHVVFGATNQAGEDNRNVARMAALLAGLPYAVPAVTVNRLCGSGLEAVADAARRVATGDAECVIAGGVESMTRAPFVFGKSDEAFPRTPPRVFDTSLGWRFENPKMAERFRLDSMGETAENVADKWKIGREEQDAFALASHEKAIAAQKAGAFEAEIAPVKIPQRKGDPVVVATDESPRADASAAALAKLQPVFKKGGSVTAGNSSPLNDGASGVLVMSEEAMKASGQEPLARVVASATAGVEPGFMGEGPIPAGKKALARAGWSAGELDLVELNEAFAAQAIACVRGLELDPAKVNVRGGAIALGHPIGSSGCRILVTLLHAMKAGGAKRGMAALCIGVGQGIAMCVERV; encoded by the coding sequence ATGCGCCCCGTCTACCTCGTCGCCGGCCTCCGCACCCCGATCGGCAAGCACCGCGGCGCGCTCGCGAGCGTCCGCGCGGACGACCTCGCCGCGCACGTGATCGTCTCGCTCCTCGAGCACCGCGACGTCGAGGTGCTGAAGCGCGTCGACCACGTCGTCTTCGGCGCGACGAACCAGGCCGGCGAGGACAACCGCAACGTCGCGCGCATGGCGGCGCTCCTCGCCGGCCTCCCCTACGCCGTGCCCGCGGTGACGGTGAACCGCCTCTGCGGGAGCGGCCTCGAAGCCGTCGCCGACGCCGCGCGCCGCGTCGCGACCGGCGACGCCGAGTGCGTGATCGCGGGCGGGGTGGAGAGCATGACGCGCGCGCCCTTCGTCTTCGGCAAGAGCGACGAGGCGTTCCCGCGCACGCCGCCGCGGGTCTTCGACACCTCGCTCGGCTGGCGCTTCGAGAACCCGAAGATGGCGGAGCGCTTCCGCCTCGACTCGATGGGCGAGACGGCGGAGAACGTCGCCGACAAATGGAAGATCGGGCGCGAGGAGCAGGACGCGTTCGCGCTCGCCTCGCACGAAAAAGCGATCGCGGCGCAGAAGGCCGGCGCGTTCGAGGCGGAGATCGCGCCCGTGAAGATCCCGCAGAGGAAGGGCGATCCCGTCGTCGTCGCGACCGACGAGTCGCCGCGCGCGGACGCGTCCGCGGCCGCGCTCGCGAAGCTCCAGCCGGTCTTCAAGAAGGGCGGGAGCGTCACGGCGGGGAACAGCTCGCCGCTGAACGATGGCGCGTCCGGCGTGCTCGTGATGAGCGAAGAGGCGATGAAGGCCTCGGGCCAGGAGCCGCTCGCGCGCGTCGTCGCGTCCGCGACCGCGGGCGTGGAGCCGGGCTTCATGGGCGAGGGGCCGATCCCGGCCGGCAAGAAGGCGCTCGCGCGCGCGGGATGGAGCGCGGGCGAGCTCGATCTCGTGGAGCTCAACGAGGCCTTCGCCGCGCAGGCGATCGCGTGCGTGCGCGGCCTCGAGCTCGATCCGGCGAAGGTCAACGTCCGCGGCGGCGCGATCGCGCTCGGCCACCCGATCGGCTCGAGCGGCTGCCGCATCCTCGTCACGCTCCTCCACGCGATGAAGGCAGGGGGCGCGAAGCGCGGGATGGCCGCGCTCTGCATCGGCGTCGGACAGGGCATCGCGATGTGCGTCGAGCGCGTGTGA
- a CDS encoding 3-hydroxyacyl-CoA dehydrogenase family protein, translating into MSTISLTVTVLGTGTMGQGIAQVTAQSGHTTRVFDAAEGRAKAAVGAIAAQFEKLVGKGKITNDVRAGALNRLSAATTAADACAGADVVIEAIPEDMALKIAVLSEVLPHADKNALVASNTSSLSITELGAKLAVAPRTIGLHFFNPPPVMELVEVVRGLATSEDTLARSLGFVKSLGKTPIVVRDVPGFATSRLGVILGCEAMRMLEAGVASAADIDRGMELGYRHPMGPLKLTDLVGLDVRLAILDHLTKEIGEQFRPPPLLRTMVRAGKLGKKTGEGFYKWVDGQAVIP; encoded by the coding sequence ATGAGCACGATCAGCCTCACGGTCACCGTCCTCGGGACGGGCACGATGGGACAAGGAATCGCCCAGGTCACCGCCCAGAGCGGCCACACCACACGGGTATTCGACGCCGCGGAGGGCCGCGCGAAAGCGGCGGTCGGCGCGATCGCGGCGCAATTCGAGAAGCTCGTCGGGAAGGGCAAGATCACGAACGACGTGCGGGCTGGCGCCCTCAACCGCCTCTCCGCCGCCACGACCGCGGCCGACGCTTGCGCCGGCGCGGACGTCGTGATCGAGGCGATCCCGGAGGACATGGCGCTGAAGATCGCGGTCCTCTCGGAGGTGCTCCCGCACGCGGACAAGAACGCGCTCGTCGCGTCGAACACGTCCTCGCTCAGCATCACCGAGCTCGGCGCGAAGCTCGCGGTCGCCCCGCGCACGATCGGCCTCCACTTCTTCAACCCGCCGCCGGTGATGGAGCTCGTCGAGGTCGTGCGCGGCCTCGCGACGAGCGAGGACACGCTCGCGCGCTCGCTCGGCTTCGTGAAGAGCCTCGGCAAGACGCCGATCGTCGTCCGCGACGTGCCCGGGTTCGCGACCTCGCGCCTCGGCGTCATCCTCGGCTGCGAGGCGATGCGGATGCTCGAGGCCGGCGTCGCGAGCGCGGCCGACATCGATCGCGGAATGGAGCTCGGCTACCGCCACCCGATGGGCCCGCTCAAGCTCACCGACCTCGTCGGCCTCGACGTGCGCCTCGCGATCCTCGATCACCTCACGAAGGAGATCGGCGAGCAGTTCCGTCCTCCGCCGCTCCTACGCACGATGGTCCGCGCCGGCAAGCTCGGGAAGAAGACCGGCGAAGGCTTCTACAAGTGGGTCGACGGCCAGGCGGTGATCCCGTGA
- a CDS encoding diguanylate cyclase: MARVLLVDDSASARALLGVRLRDKGHEVVDVGQASEAAELALERPPDAVITDLWMPGISGLLLCRLLRAEPATQHVPVVLLTASDDRRSRFWARHAGAAAYVTKTEIDRLIDVLSDLTSSPKTRPPPAVAPPLVTRGNVQERLSQLLDQSLFESTIAGEVRALAQKAEELEALFEGLAALASDVSGYRWLALATDRTAPIQVKYPTRLMIHTHPDLRDVAEREARDALDVQLPTERRKPAEGDAFVIADKRPVEAEWSTPPILLPVRFGAQQIGKIAMSPSRRGASHDDRRFVALLANDLGGPLRMAALVAEANRLASTDTLTGLLNRRAFVERIEKAREASATQLFPMSMLLLDVDHFKKVNDTLGHDAGDAVLQGVARVLSAIARKSDFVARWGGEEFVLALSQTAEAGARVAAERVRRAIADAKYVLPNGTEHRATASVGLASAESGDWQLDDLLGRADKAMYAAKHRGRNRVETA; the protein is encoded by the coding sequence GTGGCGCGAGTCCTCTTGGTCGACGACAGCGCGAGCGCGCGAGCCCTCCTCGGGGTACGCCTGCGCGACAAGGGCCACGAGGTCGTCGACGTCGGGCAGGCCTCCGAGGCGGCGGAGCTCGCGCTCGAGCGGCCGCCGGACGCGGTCATCACCGATCTCTGGATGCCCGGCATCTCGGGTCTGCTCCTCTGCCGCCTCCTCCGCGCGGAGCCCGCGACGCAGCACGTGCCGGTCGTGCTCCTCACCGCGTCGGACGATCGCCGCTCACGCTTCTGGGCGCGTCACGCCGGGGCGGCCGCGTACGTCACGAAGACGGAGATCGATCGGCTCATCGACGTCCTCTCCGATCTCACGTCGTCGCCGAAGACGCGGCCGCCGCCCGCGGTCGCGCCGCCGCTCGTCACGCGCGGCAACGTGCAGGAGCGCCTCTCGCAGCTCCTCGATCAGTCGCTCTTCGAGTCGACGATCGCGGGCGAGGTCCGCGCGCTCGCGCAGAAGGCAGAGGAGCTCGAGGCGCTCTTCGAGGGGCTCGCCGCGCTCGCGTCCGACGTGTCGGGGTACCGCTGGCTCGCGCTCGCGACCGATCGCACCGCGCCGATCCAGGTGAAGTACCCGACGCGCCTGATGATCCACACCCACCCGGACCTCCGCGACGTCGCGGAGCGCGAGGCGCGCGACGCGCTCGACGTGCAGCTCCCGACCGAACGGCGCAAGCCGGCGGAGGGGGACGCGTTCGTGATCGCCGACAAGCGTCCGGTCGAGGCGGAGTGGTCGACGCCGCCGATCCTCCTGCCGGTGCGCTTCGGCGCGCAGCAGATCGGCAAGATCGCGATGTCGCCCTCGCGGCGCGGCGCTTCGCACGACGATCGCCGCTTCGTCGCGCTCCTCGCGAACGACCTCGGCGGCCCGCTCCGCATGGCCGCCCTCGTCGCGGAGGCGAACCGCCTCGCGTCGACCGACACGCTCACCGGGCTCCTCAACCGCCGCGCGTTCGTGGAGCGGATCGAGAAGGCGCGCGAGGCGAGCGCGACGCAGCTCTTCCCGATGAGCATGCTCTTGCTCGACGTCGACCACTTCAAGAAGGTGAACGACACGCTCGGCCACGACGCCGGCGACGCGGTGCTCCAGGGCGTCGCGCGCGTGCTCTCCGCGATCGCGCGCAAGAGCGACTTCGTCGCGCGGTGGGGCGGCGAGGAGTTCGTCCTCGCGCTCTCGCAGACGGCGGAGGCGGGCGCGCGCGTCGCGGCGGAGCGCGTCCGCCGCGCGATCGCGGACGCGAAGTACGTCCTCCCGAACGGCACCGAGCACCGCGCGACCGCCTCGGTCGGCCTCGCGAGCGCCGAGAGCGGCGACTGGCAGCTCGACGACCTCCTCGGCCGCGCCGACAAGGCCATGTACGCCGCAAAGCACCGCGGCCGGAATCGCGTGGAGACGGCGTGA
- the ruvA gene encoding Holliday junction branch migration protein RuvA, giving the protein MIGRLTGKVIEEDDGTTVIDVNGVGYELVTPLGTIGRAAADADGRVTLFVHTHVREDVFSLFGFASEGDRVAFRTLIGVSSVGPKTAISVLSALPAHELGQAIAQKQLGKLTSISGIGKKTAERLLLELKDKLSILHAAPPAKAGAKGQAAAAAPPASSHGDVLARALVNMGYKQSEADRAVEQLAPRIAEGAALTDLVKEALALLSK; this is encoded by the coding sequence ATGATCGGCCGCCTGACCGGCAAGGTGATCGAGGAGGACGACGGCACGACCGTCATCGACGTGAACGGCGTCGGCTACGAGCTCGTGACGCCGCTCGGCACGATCGGGCGCGCGGCGGCCGACGCGGACGGGCGCGTGACGCTCTTCGTCCACACCCACGTGCGCGAGGACGTCTTCTCGCTCTTCGGGTTCGCCTCGGAGGGCGACCGCGTCGCGTTCCGCACCCTCATCGGCGTGAGCAGCGTCGGGCCGAAGACGGCGATCTCGGTCCTCTCCGCGCTCCCCGCGCACGAGCTCGGACAGGCGATCGCGCAGAAGCAGCTCGGCAAGCTCACCTCCATCAGCGGCATCGGGAAGAAGACGGCGGAGCGCCTCCTCCTCGAGCTGAAGGACAAGCTCTCGATCCTCCACGCCGCGCCGCCGGCGAAGGCCGGAGCGAAGGGCCAGGCCGCCGCAGCGGCGCCGCCGGCGTCGAGCCACGGCGACGTCCTCGCGCGGGCGCTCGTGAACATGGGCTACAAGCAGAGCGAGGCCGATCGCGCGGTGGAGCAGCTCGCGCCGCGGATCGCGGAGGGCGCCGCGCTCACCGACCTCGTGAAGGAGGCTCTCGCGCTCCTGTCGAAGTAG